In one Echinicola marina genomic region, the following are encoded:
- a CDS encoding HEPN domain-containing protein, protein MQSFRTEIENPVVEKDIIELEKKIALFKDGKIDEEKFRSLRLARGVYGQRQPGVQMIRIKLPYGKVTSRQLHRICKVSDEFSTGRLHITTRQDIQIHYVSLDRTPELWAELEKDDVTLREACGNTVRNVTASETAGIDPKEAFDVTPYADATFRYMLRNPICQEMGRKFKMAFSASEEDTALSYLHDLGFIPKVKTVDGQEQRGFKVMLGGGLGSQPRNADIITDFLAEDKLIPFIEGVVRIFDRHGERAKRMKARMKFLIKDIGVEEFLRLVEEEQKALQFQSYPIDYKAYEATNQIATPEVPAVAVPEGEAYQNWLKTNVLSQKQAGYVSIGIKVHLGDFYTDKARKLADLVSKYANDEIRLTLRQNILIRDVQEAALPFFYQELQKLDFVAFGYNTLGDLTACPGTDTCNLGIASSTGAAHILEEVIAKEYPQHLFNKDLSIKISGCMNACGQHNMAAIGFQGMSIKVGKSVIPALQVLLGGAILGDGEGRFADKVIKIPSKRAPQALRVILDDFDKNAEKGEAFVNYYDRQGQMYFYEQLKPLASTDDVVDADYIDWGNEQAYVKAVGVGECAGVVIDLVATLLLEAREKLANAEDSLNERKWSDSIYHTYATLVNAAKAIMISEGKSANSYANIVSQFDEIFVSTGKIDLGSSFADVVYELQKNEPTEEFAKAYYAKAEKVYHIIGDYRAKEVEA, encoded by the coding sequence ATGCAAAGTTTTAGAACAGAAATAGAAAATCCCGTTGTGGAAAAAGATATTATCGAACTGGAAAAGAAAATTGCGCTTTTCAAGGACGGTAAAATAGATGAGGAAAAATTCAGGAGCCTCAGACTGGCCAGAGGAGTTTATGGTCAAAGACAGCCAGGGGTGCAGATGATCCGTATCAAATTGCCGTATGGCAAAGTGACCAGCAGGCAGCTGCACAGGATCTGTAAGGTTTCTGATGAATTTTCTACTGGGAGATTGCACATCACTACTCGTCAGGATATCCAGATTCATTATGTGAGTTTGGACAGAACGCCTGAACTTTGGGCGGAACTGGAAAAGGATGATGTTACCTTGAGGGAAGCCTGTGGAAATACGGTCAGAAATGTCACTGCTTCAGAAACAGCAGGGATTGATCCCAAAGAAGCTTTTGATGTTACGCCTTATGCAGATGCCACTTTTAGGTATATGCTTAGGAATCCTATCTGTCAGGAAATGGGCAGAAAGTTCAAGATGGCCTTTTCTGCCAGTGAAGAGGATACTGCTTTATCCTATCTTCATGACCTTGGTTTTATTCCAAAGGTAAAGACAGTAGATGGTCAGGAGCAAAGAGGCTTCAAAGTGATGCTTGGCGGAGGATTGGGGTCGCAACCTAGAAATGCCGACATCATCACTGATTTTTTAGCTGAAGATAAATTGATTCCTTTTATTGAGGGAGTTGTTAGGATTTTTGATCGACACGGTGAAAGAGCCAAGAGGATGAAAGCCAGGATGAAATTCCTTATCAAGGACATTGGTGTAGAGGAATTTTTGAGATTGGTAGAGGAAGAGCAAAAAGCATTACAGTTCCAGTCTTATCCAATCGATTATAAAGCCTATGAGGCTACGAATCAAATTGCTACTCCAGAGGTACCGGCAGTAGCGGTTCCAGAAGGCGAAGCTTACCAAAACTGGTTGAAGACCAATGTGCTTTCACAAAAGCAAGCAGGTTATGTTTCTATCGGTATTAAGGTACATTTAGGTGATTTTTACACTGATAAGGCCAGGAAATTGGCTGATTTGGTGAGTAAATATGCCAATGATGAGATCCGTCTTACTTTAAGACAAAATATCCTGATCAGAGATGTACAGGAGGCAGCATTGCCATTCTTCTATCAAGAATTGCAAAAGTTGGATTTTGTGGCTTTTGGTTATAATACTTTAGGAGACCTTACTGCATGTCCAGGTACTGATACTTGTAATTTGGGTATTGCCAGTAGTACTGGTGCTGCCCATATCCTTGAAGAAGTCATTGCAAAAGAATATCCACAACATCTGTTCAATAAGGACTTGAGCATTAAAATTTCGGGTTGTATGAATGCTTGTGGTCAGCACAATATGGCCGCTATTGGTTTCCAGGGTATGTCCATCAAAGTGGGCAAATCTGTGATTCCTGCCCTTCAGGTACTTTTGGGAGGTGCTATTCTCGGAGATGGTGAAGGAAGATTTGCTGATAAAGTAATTAAAATTCCAAGTAAGAGAGCACCTCAGGCCTTGAGAGTCATTTTAGATGACTTTGATAAGAATGCTGAGAAAGGTGAGGCATTTGTAAATTATTATGATCGTCAGGGTCAAATGTATTTCTATGAACAGCTGAAGCCATTGGCCAGTACGGATGATGTGGTAGATGCAGATTACATAGACTGGGGCAATGAGCAAGCATATGTGAAGGCAGTAGGTGTAGGTGAGTGTGCCGGTGTGGTGATTGATTTGGTGGCTACCTTGCTATTGGAAGCAAGGGAGAAATTGGCCAATGCTGAAGACAGTCTGAATGAAAGGAAATGGTCTGATAGTATTTACCATACCTATGCTACTTTGGTAAATGCAGCCAAGGCGATCATGATTTCTGAAGGAAAGTCAGCAAATTCCTATGCGAATATTGTAAGCCAGTTTGATGAGATTTTTGTCTCTACTGGTAAAATCGATTTGGGGTCAAGTTTTGCTGATGTTGTATATGAGCTTCAGAAAAATGAACCTACAGAAGAATTTGCTAAAGCCTATTATGCCAAGGCAGAAAAAGTATATCATATTATCGGTGATTATAGAGCTAAAGAAGTAGAAGCATGA
- a CDS encoding SusC/RagA family TonB-linked outer membrane protein, with the protein MKHVFTVFIFLLMNFPLLVSGQDLVKGQVTDASGAGLPGVTVMIKGTTNGTVADFEGNYKINADRNAVLQFSFIGFTSKEEAVNGRSLINVVLEEDQKSLDEVVVTAIGIKQQKKKLGYATQEVNTEVLGESRTMNLGNALSGQVAGLTVTNPTGIFQSPSFQLRGKTPLIVLDGIPVETDLFDISPEDIESINVLKGGAASALYGARGKNGAILITRKNASKEGLTVTASTSNMVTAGFTVFPETQTEYGNGSNGKYEFWDGADGGISDGDMIWGPKFEPGVMIPQWNSPIRDLQTGEVIEWYGNVAGTVYDDKSRYERVPIAWERHENLKDFLKTGVVSKNDFSVAYQGEKSRFYFSGNYSYQKGQVPNTSLNTGGLNFNSSFDLTSNLQLDATLSYNKVYSPNYPRYGYGPKNHMYTILIWMGDDVNGQDLRDHMYVPGLEGYRQANYNYAWYNNVYFAAHELNQQHNQNTLDGKLKLKYQITPDLYVQGRISAREYRVFSDMESPKSYMNYGDSRNGDYKMWNDSRLNLDTDILASYNKNISDNFAFTVNAGGSSFYRTYQQEYASSDGLIVPDIYSLSNTQGPVQARNSFQEKAIRSAYGSVNFDMWNSVFLNISGRNDWSSTLPTSTNSYFYPSASLSAMLSEFIRLPKVMDYLKVYSSWSQVSSDLSPYSIYATYQKGVTYGSTPSVYYPSGLVNSEIMPEKSTSFEAGFSTSFAQKRLTLEGTYYRILDENQIIDLSISGASGFSSRKVNGNEYTTNGFEAMVNFNAIDHNKFGWDIGMNWTRYVKKITDIYGDGGKFGNLSVGDRADAYYATVWQKSADGEVILDANTGLPTRDPYPSKIGHLDPSWRLGLQNRFRVGDFRVDMDIDGAWGGLIRSLTIEKMWWGGKHPNSVLYRDEEYAAGEPVYVPEGVVVTGGELVRDVDGNIISDTREYTQNTTAVSWQTWSQIYPYRAQVTEDESELFANVYDRSYFKLRRLSVTYDLMNIMTSEKIKKLDLSVYGYNLAMWKKMPLLDPDYGDDNNLQDPSSRYVGFTLRATF; encoded by the coding sequence ATGAAACACGTTTTTACAGTTTTTATTTTCTTACTGATGAACTTCCCTTTACTGGTATCGGGGCAGGATTTAGTGAAGGGTCAAGTAACAGATGCTTCGGGGGCAGGCCTTCCTGGTGTTACGGTTATGATCAAAGGGACCACAAATGGTACTGTTGCGGATTTTGAAGGAAATTACAAAATCAATGCAGACAGAAATGCTGTCCTACAATTCAGTTTTATCGGTTTCACTTCAAAAGAAGAAGCCGTAAATGGTCGCTCCCTTATCAATGTGGTTTTGGAGGAAGATCAGAAAAGTTTGGACGAAGTAGTTGTTACAGCTATTGGTATCAAACAGCAAAAGAAAAAATTGGGTTATGCTACCCAAGAAGTGAACACCGAGGTTTTGGGTGAGTCCAGAACCATGAACTTAGGAAATGCTCTTTCTGGTCAAGTGGCTGGTTTGACAGTAACTAACCCAACAGGTATTTTTCAATCTCCGTCTTTTCAATTAAGGGGCAAGACGCCTTTGATCGTTTTGGACGGTATTCCAGTGGAGACTGATTTGTTTGATATTTCTCCTGAGGACATTGAAAGCATCAACGTCCTAAAAGGTGGCGCGGCATCTGCTCTTTATGGTGCAAGAGGTAAAAATGGCGCTATCCTGATCACTAGAAAAAATGCTTCCAAGGAAGGTTTGACCGTCACTGCTTCTACCAGTAATATGGTGACGGCGGGTTTTACAGTTTTCCCTGAAACACAGACTGAATATGGTAACGGATCAAATGGCAAATATGAATTCTGGGATGGTGCTGATGGAGGTATCTCAGATGGTGATATGATTTGGGGACCAAAATTTGAACCTGGTGTGATGATCCCACAGTGGAATAGTCCTATTAGAGATTTACAGACTGGAGAAGTGATCGAATGGTACGGAAATGTTGCCGGAACGGTTTATGATGATAAGTCTCGTTACGAAAGAGTGCCAATCGCATGGGAAAGACATGAAAACTTGAAGGACTTTTTGAAGACTGGTGTGGTTTCCAAAAATGATTTTTCAGTGGCTTATCAAGGTGAAAAATCCAGGTTTTATTTTTCTGGAAATTATTCCTACCAAAAAGGACAGGTTCCAAATACCTCTCTTAACACTGGTGGTCTGAACTTTAACAGTTCTTTTGATTTGACCAGTAATCTTCAGTTGGACGCTACCTTGAGTTATAATAAAGTGTATTCACCTAATTACCCAAGATATGGCTATGGACCAAAAAACCATATGTACACCATTTTGATTTGGATGGGTGATGATGTTAATGGTCAGGATCTTAGAGACCATATGTATGTGCCAGGGCTCGAGGGTTATCGTCAAGCCAACTATAACTATGCTTGGTATAATAATGTATACTTCGCAGCTCATGAGCTAAACCAACAGCACAATCAAAATACTTTGGACGGTAAATTGAAATTGAAATACCAGATTACACCTGATTTATATGTCCAAGGTAGGATTTCCGCTAGAGAGTACAGGGTGTTTTCCGACATGGAAAGTCCAAAGTCTTATATGAACTATGGTGATTCCAGAAATGGTGATTATAAGATGTGGAATGATAGCAGGTTGAATTTGGATACGGATATCTTGGCCTCTTATAATAAGAACATTAGTGATAATTTTGCCTTCACGGTAAATGCCGGTGGTTCCAGTTTCTATAGAACCTATCAGCAGGAATATGCTTCTTCAGATGGTTTGATTGTTCCAGATATTTATAGTTTGAGCAATACCCAAGGACCAGTTCAAGCAAGAAATTCTTTTCAGGAAAAGGCTATTCGAAGTGCTTATGGTTCAGTGAACTTTGATATGTGGAATTCAGTGTTCTTGAATATCTCAGGAAGAAATGACTGGTCCTCTACTTTGCCAACTTCCACTAATTCCTACTTCTATCCTTCTGCTTCCCTGAGTGCCATGCTTTCTGAATTCATCAGATTGCCTAAGGTAATGGACTATTTGAAGGTGTACAGTTCTTGGTCGCAGGTATCCAGTGATTTGAGCCCATACAGTATCTATGCTACCTATCAAAAGGGGGTGACATACGGTTCTACACCATCTGTATACTACCCATCTGGATTGGTGAATTCGGAGATCATGCCTGAGAAGTCCACATCCTTTGAGGCTGGCTTCTCTACTTCTTTTGCTCAGAAAAGATTGACCTTGGAAGGCACCTATTACAGGATTTTGGATGAGAACCAGATTATTGACCTGAGTATTTCTGGAGCTTCTGGTTTTTCTTCTAGAAAAGTTAACGGCAATGAATATACCACCAATGGTTTTGAGGCCATGGTTAATTTCAATGCGATTGATCATAATAAATTCGGTTGGGATATAGGAATGAACTGGACCCGGTATGTGAAGAAGATCACCGATATCTATGGGGATGGTGGAAAATTTGGGAACTTAAGTGTTGGAGATAGGGCTGATGCTTATTATGCCACGGTTTGGCAAAAAAGTGCTGATGGTGAAGTGATTCTGGATGCCAATACAGGTTTGCCAACTAGAGACCCTTACCCAAGCAAAATCGGTCATTTGGATCCATCTTGGAGATTGGGTCTTCAGAACAGGTTTAGAGTAGGAGACTTTAGAGTAGATATGGATATTGATGGTGCTTGGGGTGGCTTGATTCGTTCCTTGACCATAGAGAAAATGTGGTGGGGAGGAAAGCACCCGAATTCTGTATTGTACAGAGATGAAGAATATGCAGCTGGAGAACCAGTTTATGTTCCTGAGGGTGTAGTGGTTACTGGCGGAGAGTTGGTTAGGGACGTAGATGGAAACATTATTTCTGACACTCGTGAATACACCCAGAACACCACAGCTGTAAGCTGGCAAACTTGGTCCCAGATTTATCCTTACCGTGCCCAGGTGACTGAAGACGAAAGTGAGCTTTTTGCCAATGTTTATGACCGTTCTTATTTCAAGTTGAGAAGACTTTCGGTGACTTATGATTTGATGAATATCATGACTTCTGAAAAAATCAAAAAGCTTGATCTGTCTGTATACGGATATAATTTGGCCATGTGGAAAAAGATGCCTTTACTGGATCCTGATTATGGAGATGATAATAACCTACAGGACCCATCTTCCAGATATGTTGGTTTCACCCTTCGCGCTACCTTTTAA
- the cobA gene encoding uroporphyrinogen-III C-methyltransferase, producing MIPKITPKLTLVGAGPGDPELITLKGVLALGKADVILYDALVDKSLLKHATANAIKVFVGKRQGSKLNPQDNTNKMIVEYALKYGHVVRLKGGDPFVFGRGAEEIEYAQQFGIETEVVPGITSSVAVPAYQGIPVTKRGVSESFWVITGTTSSGQLSRDIKIAAESTATLVILMGTKKLHEIVQEFTALGKEDTPIALIQNGTTVSEKIVAGHIHNIEKKVVESGVGAPAIIIVGEVVRESPKLMNIYQEAIKV from the coding sequence ATGATCCCTAAAATCACTCCAAAATTAACTTTGGTCGGTGCTGGCCCCGGTGATCCCGAGTTGATCACCCTAAAAGGGGTATTGGCACTGGGCAAGGCGGATGTGATATTATATGATGCACTGGTAGATAAGTCCTTGCTGAAGCATGCGACAGCTAATGCCATCAAGGTTTTTGTGGGCAAGCGGCAGGGAAGTAAGCTAAATCCCCAGGATAACACCAATAAGATGATAGTGGAATATGCCTTGAAGTACGGCCATGTGGTTCGGCTGAAAGGCGGTGATCCATTTGTCTTTGGGAGGGGCGCTGAGGAAATTGAATATGCTCAGCAGTTTGGGATAGAAACGGAAGTTGTCCCAGGGATCACTTCAAGTGTCGCGGTACCAGCTTATCAAGGAATACCAGTGACCAAAAGGGGGGTATCGGAAAGCTTTTGGGTGATTACGGGAACCACTTCTTCTGGACAACTATCCCGGGATATTAAAATTGCAGCCGAATCTACTGCTACTTTGGTGATTTTAATGGGCACTAAAAAGCTACATGAAATTGTCCAGGAGTTTACTGCCTTGGGAAAAGAGGATACACCTATTGCTCTGATTCAAAATGGTACTACGGTGTCCGAAAAAATAGTGGCCGGTCATATTCATAATATTGAGAAAAAAGTAGTAGAGAGCGGTGTGGGAGCTCCAGCGATTATAATCGTTGGAGAGGTGGTCAGAGAAAGCCCTAAACTGATGAATATTTATCAAGAAGCGATAAAAGTTTAG
- a CDS encoding precorrin-2 dehydrogenase/sirohydrochlorin ferrochelatase family protein has protein sequence MNELYPVFLKVAQLNTLIVGAGNVGLEKLSFLLKSSPNAKVTIVAKEISDEIKKIAGERENISLVEDAYAEKYLDNRHIVIGATDDREVNKQIQVDAKARNLLVNIADTPELCDFYLGGIVTKGNVKIAISTNGKSPTTAKRLRQFLEEVIPDDINEMVENINEYRDTLKGDFEYKVEALNKLTKELLVKN, from the coding sequence ATGAATGAGCTTTACCCTGTGTTCCTTAAGGTAGCACAGCTTAATACCCTAATAGTAGGAGCTGGTAATGTTGGGTTAGAGAAGTTGTCCTTTTTACTCAAATCCAGTCCAAATGCAAAAGTCACCATCGTAGCCAAGGAGATTTCCGATGAGATTAAGAAAATAGCTGGAGAAAGGGAAAATATCTCTCTAGTGGAAGATGCTTATGCGGAAAAATACCTTGATAATAGACATATTGTTATCGGAGCAACTGATGATAGGGAGGTCAATAAGCAAATCCAAGTGGATGCAAAAGCTAGAAATCTACTTGTAAATATTGCTGATACTCCTGAATTATGTGACTTTTATTTAGGTGGAATTGTCACCAAAGGCAATGTGAAAATTGCCATCAGTACGAACGGTAAATCACCTACTACAGCTAAGAGGTTGAGGCAGTTTTTGGAGGAGGTCATTCCAGATGATATCAATGAAATGGTGGAGAACATTAATGAATATAGAGATACCTTAAAAGGAGATTTTGAATATAAGGTGGAAGCATTGAATAAGTTGACAAAGGAATTATTGGTGAAAAACTGA
- a CDS encoding SusD/RagB family nutrient-binding outer membrane lipoprotein, translated as MKNILVICLLLVGLSSCQNLEEMNINPNLPTETHPQLLLTKIEWDAFRAYRGTSPLYALKMLVQTDGENANQYYKWDRGSYGPYAVLRDVSKMIEEGERIGEPSYMALGKFFRAYYFYNLTLTFGDVPYSAALKGELEQNYQPIYDSQKAVFEGILSELKEASEILEEENTIIAGDIIYAGDIMGWRKLVNAFRLKVMLTLSEKEGEVSLSEFASIYQNEPLMENVEESGQLVFLDQQDNRYPDFNSSGFSSGMYMDSTFVQRLQDREDPRLFIYCTQTKSAKEAGKAIDDFTAYEGGDPAAPYAEVNEKATEGNVSKVNDRYHRDPVNEPYMLLGYSEQQLILAEATIKGWISADVVELYESAVKASFKFYEMYAENYSSFVGEEAAATYLAKPINNFSMAESEEEQLQLIIMQKYLQSFFQLGWTSFYDHHRTGGYPSFRRPAGVEIPYRWIYPQSEYNYNASNVTEAISRQFGEGNDQINKMTWWLE; from the coding sequence ATGAAAAATATATTAGTGATATGTTTATTGTTGGTTGGGCTTTCCTCCTGTCAAAATTTAGAGGAGATGAACATCAACCCCAATTTACCAACTGAGACGCACCCTCAGTTGCTACTGACCAAAATTGAATGGGATGCTTTCAGGGCATACAGAGGAACCTCCCCTTTATATGCATTGAAGATGTTAGTACAAACTGATGGCGAGAATGCCAATCAATATTATAAATGGGATCGAGGAAGTTACGGGCCTTATGCTGTGCTAAGGGATGTGAGCAAGATGATAGAGGAGGGCGAAAGGATTGGCGAGCCATCTTATATGGCGCTAGGGAAGTTTTTTAGGGCATATTATTTCTATAATTTGACCTTAACTTTTGGTGATGTTCCCTACTCTGCTGCACTGAAAGGTGAGCTAGAGCAAAACTACCAACCTATATATGATAGCCAGAAAGCGGTTTTTGAAGGCATACTGTCCGAGTTAAAGGAAGCAAGTGAAATTTTGGAAGAGGAGAATACAATCATTGCAGGTGATATCATCTATGCCGGAGATATCATGGGCTGGCGAAAGTTGGTAAATGCCTTCCGTCTTAAGGTCATGTTGACATTATCAGAGAAAGAGGGTGAAGTAAGCTTGAGTGAGTTTGCGAGCATTTATCAGAACGAACCTTTAATGGAAAATGTAGAGGAAAGTGGCCAACTGGTGTTTTTGGACCAGCAGGATAACCGATATCCTGATTTTAATTCCAGTGGTTTCAGTTCTGGTATGTATATGGATTCTACTTTTGTGCAACGACTTCAAGATCGAGAAGATCCTAGGTTGTTTATCTATTGTACGCAAACCAAATCAGCCAAGGAAGCCGGAAAAGCCATTGATGACTTTACCGCATATGAGGGGGGTGATCCTGCAGCGCCTTATGCTGAGGTAAATGAAAAGGCTACTGAGGGCAATGTGTCTAAAGTAAATGACCGGTATCATAGGGATCCTGTAAATGAGCCATATATGCTTTTGGGTTATTCAGAGCAGCAATTGATCTTGGCAGAAGCGACTATCAAAGGATGGATTTCTGCTGATGTGGTAGAACTTTATGAGTCAGCTGTGAAAGCGTCCTTTAAGTTTTATGAAATGTATGCTGAAAACTATTCGTCCTTTGTGGGTGAAGAGGCTGCTGCAACTTATCTGGCCAAGCCCATCAATAATTTCAGTATGGCAGAAAGTGAAGAGGAGCAATTACAACTGATTATTATGCAGAAGTATTTGCAATCATTCTTCCAGTTGGGATGGACTTCTTTTTACGATCACCATAGAACGGGAGGATACCCATCATTCAGAAGACCAGCGGGTGTAGAAATACCATACAGATGGATCTATCCGCAATCTGAGTATAACTATAATGCCAGCAATGTCACTGAAGCGATCAGTAGGCAGTTTGGTGAGGGAAATGATCAAATCAATAAAATGACTTGGTGGTTAGAGTAA